CTTGTGTTTTTTGCCATTCCCATTGGAATGCCCTTTCATTTTATTCGCCAGACGCCTCATTTGAAACCCTGGTACGAGTGGATTGTTCAATACATGGCCATTTTCCTGTTTACGGGCATTCCGGAAGAAATCCTTTTTCGGGGAATGATTCACAACTTTTTGCAAAAAACGATTCGCGGCAAAAACGGACTCTGGATTGCCCTGGCCATTTCCTCGATTATTTTTGGTCTGGCGCACGGAAACAATCACAATGCCCCGTTTGTTGATATCCATTTGGGATTTCTGGGCGTGTGGCATTTGCCTTGGGTGTATGTGATCCTGGCGTCAATAGCCGGCTGGTATTACGGCCTGACCTACATTCGAACGGGAAAAGTAACGGCCGGCGCCTTGGTTCATGCCTTTGTGGACACCTGGTGGTCCATATTTTTTGGGGGATAACCTCTTTGGTTTTATTGGGTTTTTGTGGGAAAATGTGACATCCTTGAAGATGATCAAACAATCATTCGGAATGTTCTGTCATTACGAATCGGCACGGGGCGGATGAAATCGGATATGCACCGGCTTATGCTCAATCTCGAAGCCCATCCCGGCGGAGGCTGCCTCGCAACGAGAGGAAAACATTCTAATCTTATCTGCAACATGTTTTTTGAATATATCACGACAACAATGCCTGCAAAAATTTCATTGGAGCCATATTTTCTTCCGGGGATGAACGGTATTTTTTTTCTTGAAATTATGCAAATGTTTGCTTAATTTATAGAGCAGCTTTTTTATCCAAATTTTTGGTGTGTAAAATGCGTTCGTACTAAAGCCGCAGGTAAGGAGGATGAACCCGTTTCACCGGAAGAAATGTCGCTTGCAAAAGTTCGGAAAAGTGGCCGGTGAAAGTTTTAAGCAGACTCAACTCTAACATCTTACTAATCAAGAGGATCAGACATGATTGATTCGGAACGTGTGCGAGGCGTGGTTGTACCCTTGGTTACGCCCATTACTGAAGATGAAAAGGTCGATGAAGATGCGTTGCTCAAACTTATGAATCACGTGCAGGAAGCCGGAGTTCATGGTATTTTTGTAAACAGCACCACAGGCGAGGGGATCGCTCTGGAGAATTCCGAGCGCAACCGGGCTCTGGACATTGTGGCAAAAATCAGAAAGAAGGAATTATTGATCTTTTCAGGCATTAGTGATACGTCAACGCGGCGGACCCTGCAAAATCTGGCGCAGGTCGAAGAAAAGGGCGCGGATGTTGCCGTGCTGCATCCCCCGTTTTATTACCCGGCCAATAATCAGGAGGAACTGTATCGCTATTACAAAACGGTGGCAAAAAGTGCCCAAATTCCCTTGATGATTTACAATATTCCCTCCATGACCAAGTCAAATGTGCATATTGAAACAGTTTCCAGACTCATGGAAATCGACAATATTATTGGAATTAAAGACAGCTCTGTGGATTATTTGTTTCTGTTGAAACTGGTTCGGTTAAAGGAAAAGCGGCCCGACTTTAAAATATTTATCGGGAAGTCCCATTTCTGGACAGCCGGCATTTTATCCGGGGCCGACGGAGCCCTGGACGGAATTTCCAATCTCATCCCGGGTCTGTGTGTAAAACTCTACGATACCATTCAATTTGGGAATCCGAAAGAAGCCTTTGCACTTCAGCGAAAAATTGACGACATCTGGGAAATCTACAATTGTGGTTCATTCCTGAGCGGAATCAAAACGGCACTAAAATATATGGGAATCGGGAACGGCCGGGTGACTGAGCCCATTCAGGAAATCTCTGATGAGGAAAAGAAAAAGATCTACACCATCTTGATAGAGAATGGCGTAATAACGGCTCATTGACAGCGAGCCAAACCAATTCCGAACCGCATATTTGATTCGTAACCTCGAAAAAGGGCTTGTATTTTCTCCAAATTTTTTCGACATTATTTTAACTGCATTCCATTTTTCTGAGTCATAAGGAGAACCATCCCATGTCCATTTCTGTAACCATTGGTCAAAAAGAATATTTTAAGGGGATTGGGAAAATCCCTTTCGAGGGGCCGGATTCGCAGAATCCTCTGGCATTCAAATACTACGATGAAAATCGTGTGATTGCCGGGAAGCCGATGAAGGAGCATTTCCGGTTTGCCGTGGCATATTGGCATTCCTTCTGCAACACGGGCGCCGATCCCTTCGGCGCCGGAACCAAAGAGTACCCCTGGTTGGAAAATTCCGATCCGATGCAGGCGGCTCGGGAGAAACTGGATGCCGCCTTTGAATTTATTTCCAAATTGGGGATTCCCTTCTATTGTTTTCACGATCGGGACCTGGCTCCCGAAGCGGAGAATGTTTCCGGTTCTGAAAAAAATTTGAAGGAAATGGTAAAACGAGCCAAAGAAAAGCAGGACGCCTCCGGGATCCGGTTGCTCTGGGGAACGGCCAACCTGTTTTCGCATCCCCGCTACATGAACGGGGCTGCAACGAATCCCGATTTTCGGGTGGTGACCCACGCGGCGGCTCAGGTGAAAGCCGCCCTTGAAGCGACCGTTGAGCTGGGAGGCGCCAATTACGTGTTTTGGGGCGGCCGCGAAGGATATTACTCCCTTCTTAATACCGACATGAAGCGCGAGCAGGAACATCTGGCCCTGTTTTTAAGCAAAGCCCGGGATTATGCCCGGGAAATCGGTTTCACAGGGACCTTTTTGATTGAGCCCAAACCTATGGAACCCACCAAACACCAGTATGATTTTGACGTATCCACCGTGATTGCGTTTTTAACCCGCTACGGTCTGGATGGGGATTTCAAAATCAATATTGAGAACAATCACGCAACCCTGGCGGGACATACCTTTGCTCATGAAATCCAAACGGCGGCAAATGCCGGATTGCTGGGTAGCCTGGATGTCAATCAGGGCGATCCCCACAACGGCTGGGATACGGATGAATTCCTGCACAATCTTTATGATGCTGTAGAAATCATGCTCATTCTGCTGCAGCACGGGGGACTCGGAACCGGGGGTATGAATTTCGACGCCAAAACCCGGCGCAACTCCACTGACTTAAAAGACCTGTTTATCGGTCATATTCATTCCATGGATACTCTCGCACGGGGGCTGATTGCAGCCGAAAAAATTCTGAAGGAGTCATCCTTTCTGAAAGCAAAAAAAGAGCGT
The genomic region above belongs to Calditrichota bacterium and contains:
- the xylA gene encoding xylose isomerase → MSVTIGQKEYFKGIGKIPFEGPDSQNPLAFKYYDENRVIAGKPMKEHFRFAVAYWHSFCNTGADPFGAGTKEYPWLENSDPMQAAREKLDAAFEFISKLGIPFYCFHDRDLAPEAENVSGSEKNLKEMVKRAKEKQDASGIRLLWGTANLFSHPRYMNGAATNPDFRVVTHAAAQVKAALEATVELGGANYVFWGGREGYYSLLNTDMKREQEHLALFLSKARDYAREIGFTGTFLIEPKPMEPTKHQYDFDVSTVIAFLTRYGLDGDFKINIENNHATLAGHTFAHEIQTAANAGLLGSLDVNQGDPHNGWDTDEFLHNLYDAVEIMLILLQHGGLGTGGMNFDAKTRRNSTDLKDLFIGHIHSMDTLARGLIAAEKILKESSFLKAKKERYASFDSGKGRAFEEGALGLKQLAQLAEEFGEPELISGKQEWYESLINQFI
- a CDS encoding dihydrodipicolinate synthase family protein is translated as MIDSERVRGVVVPLVTPITEDEKVDEDALLKLMNHVQEAGVHGIFVNSTTGEGIALENSERNRALDIVAKIRKKELLIFSGISDTSTRRTLQNLAQVEEKGADVAVLHPPFYYPANNQEELYRYYKTVAKSAQIPLMIYNIPSMTKSNVHIETVSRLMEIDNIIGIKDSSVDYLFLLKLVRLKEKRPDFKIFIGKSHFWTAGILSGADGALDGISNLIPGLCVKLYDTIQFGNPKEAFALQRKIDDIWEIYNCGSFLSGIKTALKYMGIGNGRVTEPIQEISDEEKKKIYTILIENGVITAH